The following nucleotide sequence is from Deltaproteobacteria bacterium.
GTCTTGCCCGGCGTCTCCGACTTCGGATAAAAGATGTGTCCGTAGCCGTTCGCCCAGCCCTTGAGCAGACCCCACATGGATCCAGGCTCGTCCCCCATGCCCTTGGCAGAGGCGTATGGCCTGTCGGGATGCAGCCGCCTGGGGCGAATTCCTGTCGCAAAGATCGATCACGATATCGGTATGGAGTATTATGTCCATCTCGTACGCTTTTCAGACATCTCTCGCCTTTTTGTGCCGTCTATGGTATGTGACCAGAAAATTCGCCGGATATCCGAACTGATGCGGCCAAAAAACCGATCCGCCATGTTCATGGCATCCATACGATCCCACATGGGGAGAAGCGGCTGCCTTTCATGTCTCGATGTGACGGAAACGCGCGATGACAACGGGCACCCCTTTGGAAGATAATTCATCGGTCGATTCCCCGCGCCTCTTGCTGGTGGATGACGACGCGTCCATTCTAACTCTCCTTTCCGAATTCGTCGAAGGCATGGGCTACCCTTACTCCACGGCCAGCGATGGGGTCGAGGCCATGGAAGCCATGGAGCGTCAGCCTGCGACGGTCGTGATCACCGATCTTCTCATGCCCCGCATGGACGGGATGGATCTCCTGAAAAGGATCAAGAGCCGGTGGCCGGATACAGACGTCATCGTGATCACTGGCCATACCCGGGAATTTCGCTACACGGACGTCGTGCGGGAAGGGGCGAGCGATTTCCTCCAGAAGCCATTCAGTCTGGACGAGTTCGAGGCCAAGCTCTTGCGGGTCCTGCGGGAACACGCCCTGCGGACCATGCTCCGGCGTCTCGCCGTCCGAGATCCCCTGACCGATCTCTACAATCGGCGCTTTTTCGAGGAGAGGATCGAGGAGGAGGCGGAGCGGGCAGGGCGTCAGGGATATCCCCTTTTCCTGATCCTTGTCGACATCGACCAGTTCAAGGAGGTCAACGACACCCACGGTCATCACGAAGGGGACAGGATCCTCAAGGTCCTTGCCGATGTGCTGATCAAGTCCACCCGCCGCCACGTGGACACGCCTTTCCGGTTCGGCGGGGACGAATTCGCCGTTCTTGTCCCCCAGGCCACGGAGAGACAGGCATGTCAGATCGCGGAGCGCATCCGCCAAAATTACGAGGCAGGAGACGTGAGAGGGACGACCCTGAGCCTGGGTGTGGCGGGTTTTGTGAGGACGCAGGCCCCTATTCGACAGGACATCGATATCCTTATAAGGAATGCGGACGACTCCCTTTATGCGGCAAAAAGGGCGGGAGGTAACTGCGTCCTGGTCAATGGCAGGACGGGCTGATCTGTAAGATTCCTCTCTCTCAATATCCTGAATCCGTGTGCCGAAAATGTGGCGTCCTGCGCCCTTCGGACTTGCAAGACCGATCTCGACGTGGAGAGGCTTCCCTCTGGCAAGCTCGACACCAATGCAAACGCCAAAGGATCAAGACGGTGCTCCAGCATGAGTAGGTTGGGTTGCCCGTCCGCCGCACCGCCACCAAACACAACCATCAATCGGGCAACCTAACATTTCCGCACAGGCATGAAAAAACCGCCCTTGATGATTTGAGGGCGGTTCAAGTCGAGGATCAGGCGTAGGGGGAAGTGTTGGGTTGAAATCCGTCTTACCCTAACCACTGCCGAGGCTTAAAGCCTTCTGGGACGGTAAGCTCGAATAGATTGCCATGAATGCGGGCGGTGTAAAGCCCTGCAGCCTGGGCGGCTTCAGCCACGTTTTGATCCCAATCCACCCCAGCAAGGATACCCATACGCACCTTGCCCTGGGTCAATTCTGGCAGAAGCTCAGGCAGTTCATCCAATTGAGCCAAAAGCTGATCTACCGCCTCACGCTTGACCCTGCTTTTGACCTCTACCAGTACGATGCTCTTGACCTTGTCATTGGCCCAGGCCAGCACGTCGTACTCACGCTCTTTGCCTCGACTGCGTACCCGGTGACGGGGCGAGATGTGTTCCATGCCAAAGCGCTCTTCCAAGATGCGCTCTAAGGAGGGAAGGGCCATGCCTTCAGTGAAGTAACCAAATTTATCGCCAAGCCCAGCAATCTGCTTGCCCAGCTCCTTGATTTGCTGATCCGTCTCGCGGCTTTCTTCTCGCAGCTCTCGAATGAGACGATCCGTTTCCTGCATGCGGCGATCCGTTTCGCGACCTTGCTCTATAAGGCCTGCAAGCATAGCTTTGAGGTCATCCCAACTTAGTTCGGAGGTTGAGGTGGTCATCATGAGAATGCCCATTTTGTTTATTGTTGTCTAAATAATAAAAAATTCTAGATAGTTACAACTAAATTGTCAAGTACAAAAATGCTATTCTTTTTTTGAAAATATCATAAGCAGCATTCATCGGTACATCCGACAGGGCATGTTGCCGGCGGATTGGGGAGGTTTGCCGATTCAGTTACCCAAGGGCGTGGGCCATGAGTAGGTCGGGTTGCCATCGGCAACCTAACATTTCCGCTCAACCTTTCGATCTCACAGAATCCTTTCTGGACGCCGCGTAGTCATGGAGGATCCTGCGGTGGTCAAAGGCCATCTCGTCCGGAAGCCGGTCCACGGGAAAGACTGCTACTTCGGCAGCGTCGTCTCCTGCCCGGGGAGACCCTTGGGCGCGTGCAGTGAAAACGGTGCTGATGGTGTGAAGCCGCGGGTCCCGGGCCGGGTCCGAATAGACCCCGAGGAGGGACTGGATACGTACGGAAAGCCCGGTTTCCTCCAGGGCCTCACGTATTGCCGCCTCCTCCACCCGTTCTCCGTAGTCCACGAATCCGCCGGGGATGGCCCAGCCTGGGGGAGGATTTTTACGCCTGACAAGCACGATCCCACCCTCGACCTCGATGATGACATCCACGGTAGGGACAGGATTTTTGTAAATCTGGATCACCTCGCCGCATTTCGGGCAGGTGACGGTTCGAGAGACGCTCATGGCCTAAACCCCTGTAGGATCTCGGATAGTTCCCTGTGGATCAGGCGGTTGGTCGCCAGGATCTCCTGCAAGGACGGGTTATAGGGCCCGGATGCAAAGTCCGTGACCATGCCGCCTGCCTCTTCCACGAGCAGGAGGCCTGCGGCGGTGTCCCAGGGTTTGAGCTTCACCTCCCAGAATCCATCGAGACGTCCGGCAGCAACAAAGGCCAGATCCAGGGCCGCGGCCCCGGCCCTTCTGATGCCCTGGGCCTTTTTGATCACCGCTTGGAAGGCGGCCATGATGTGTTCGTGCGAGCTTCGAACGTCATACGGAAAACCCGTTCCCAAGAGGGCCACTTCCAGTTCCGCAATACGGGAAACCTGGATCCGTGTCCCGTTAAGCCATGCCCCGCAGCCCCTGACGGCGTGATAGATCTCCTCCTGCAGGGGCGCATAGACGACCCCGGCCTCGATCCCCGCCTCCTGGCCGAAGGCGATGGAGACCGCAAACCATGGGAATCCATGGGCGAAATTTGTGGTGCCGTCAAGGGGATCCACGATCCAGGATGCCCCTTGAGGGACATGACCTGTCGAGCTTTCCTCAGAAAGGACCGGGACTCCGGGCATGGATTCGCCAAGGATCCCGAGGATCCTTTTTTCAGAGGCGATGTCCGCCTCAGTGACGAGATCAATGTCTCCCTTGTGCTGTATCCCGATGGGCCTGCCAAAGAGCCTCCGGAGGATGGCCCCGCCTTCGAGGGATGCCCGGAGGGCGGTCTCGAGGATAGGGCGAAGGTCTCTTCGGGGACAGGACTGAACGATTCGATCAATGCGCTCCATGAACCGGCAGTATATCCCTCTCCCGCAACTCCTGGTATCCCCTCCGAATGAGCTCGGCGCGGACCCTGCCCGCCAGGTAGAGGGACCCTGAGACACATAGAACCCTTTCTGGCCCGCACGCACCGAGCGCCCTGTCCAAGGCCAGGCGCCAGTCCCTTTCCAGGACGAAAGGAAAAGACAGGGGGATCTGTCTCCAGCCTTCCAGGGTGACCGGGGCCCTGGGACCTGGAGGTTCGGTGATGACGACCTGCTCGAAGGGGGGGGAAAGGGTCTCGATCATGCTGCCCACGTCCTTTCCCCCTCCCTCATCCGTGGCGGCGAAGAGGAGTGCCCCCAGGGGGCGGGTTGCGTAGATCCTGTCGAGGAAGGCGCGAAGGGCCGCGGCCCCGTCCGGGTTGTGGGCCCCGTCGAGAAGGACGGTGCGCTCTCCTTCAAGGAATTCGCACCTGCAGGGCCAGCGGACCGAGGCGCATCCCTGCCGGACGGCCTCGTCCCCGATGGGGATGCCGCACCCTTGCAGGACCTCGCATGTGGCAAGGGCCAGGGAAAGGTTCCTGACCTGGTGTCCGCCAGCAAGGATCGGTCTGATGCCGTCCATTCGGCGCCCCTTGCCTTTGTATGTTATGGATCCTCCGTCTTCGCAGGTACAGCAAAATTCCCGCCCCAGTTCACGGAGCGGGGCCGCAAGCCTTTGGCACGTCTCCCGGACGACCTTTCCTGGCTCCCCGTCCACGGCCCCGTTCACCACCGGGACGCCTGGTTTTATGATCCCAGCCTTTTCCTTAGCGATCTCCCGCAGGGTCCTTCCCAGATATTTCTCGTGGTCCCAGGCCACGTTCGTGATGACGGAGACAAGGGGGGTGACGACGTTCGTGGCGTCGAGCCTTCCTCCGAGCCCGGTCTCGAGGATCGCGATGGCCACCCCGCGCATTCGAAACCAGAGGAAGGCGAGGACGGTCGTGTACTCGAAGTAGGAGAGCTCGTATCCGGCCTCCACAAGCCCCCTGATCTCGCCCGCAAGTTTCGTGAATTCCTCCGGGCTGATCTCCGTCTCGCAGACACGGAACCTCTCCCGGACCGAGACCAGATGGGGCGAGGTATAGAGCCCGACCCGGAGCCCTGCTGCGGTCAGGATGCTTGAAAGGGTTGCTGAGACCGACCCCTTGCCGTTGGTGCCTGCGATGTGGATGCACTGGAAGGACCGCTCCGGCGCTCCGAGGGCAGCGAGTATCCGCTCCATCCTCTCGAGCCCGAGGCGGAATCCGTGGAACTGGAACGAGTTGAGATACTCTATGGCCTCCCTATAATGGGGGTCACGTGCGAGGAATTCATCCTCGTCCTGTATCCTGGATAAACCCATGGCGCCTGTACTCTGTGTCATTTTTGTTTTCTGCTGCCTTTCAGGCTGCGCGGTGGACCCATCCGGACCGGCCTTCGACCGGAAAGGATGCCGTGCGTGCCATCCTGTCATTCTGGATCCTGCCCACGATATCGGTTGTGTCAACTGCCACTCGGGCAGGCCAGAGGCGCAGGAGAAGGCCGTTGCCCACGAAGGGCTCGTTCCTCGGCCAGCCCACCCGTCATCCATGGATGCCGTGTGCGGAAGGTGCCACGCGGCTGAGACCGCCCGCGCCAAGACGTCCCCCCACTTTACCATGTCAGGCATGATTTCTGCAGTCTGGAGGGCCTTTTTCCCGGGGGAGACCATGGATCTCTCCCGGCTTCCCTCAGATGCTCCGCACAGCTCCCCTGAGGCCCTCGTGGGGGATCTACTTCGCAGACGCTGTTTGCTCTGCCACATTGCAGTTTCTGGGGACGGCTACTCCGGCACACAGCGGGGGACAGGATGTGCAGCCTGCCACACGGTCCTTGCAAAAGACCCGCGTGACCACCGCTTTCGAAAAGGGGTGCCGGACGATCGGTGTCTGGCCTGCCACTACGGAAACTTCGTGGGTTGGGACTATTACGGCCGGTTCGAAAAGGACTTCGAGGAAGACTTTCGGGCCCCCCTTGTGCGCGGAGACCTTCCGGATCGGCCCTACGGGGTCGAGTGGCACGAGATGACACCGGATGTCCACAGGACCGCTGGCCTTTCCTGCTCGAACTGCCATCCTGGCGGACCCTGTACGGATGAAAGGGCGGTGTCCTGTCTGGAGTGCCACGAAGGTTCCACGCAGCGCGTTTCGCACCCCGGCCCCCTTCTCGATCTTAGCAGGGTCGGCCATCGCCAGGAGGACCGGGAACACGTGGACTGTGCGGTCTGCCATGCCGTCTGGTCCTTCCAGGACAGGGGAAGGAGCCTTGTACGCCAGGACGACCCGTTCTGGGGTGAATGGGTCTATTTGGCCGTCCAGGGAAGCCGTGAGGTGGAGCTCGCTGTGGAGAAGGCGGTCCGCTGCAAGGATCCTTCGGCTGCGGGATATATGCTGGACAGGCTCACAGGGGAGGCTCGGCCCGGCATCTGGTTTCAGCTCTTTGAAGAGCGCCGCTCTTGGCCTGTCCCCTTTGCAGAGGACCTTCAGGGCCGTCTCAGGGTGACGAGGCCGCTTCTCGATCTCCACCTGAGTTACATAGATGCGGACGGCAGGGCCATTTTCGATGGGCTTTCCCCAGCCCCGGATGCCAGGTCCATCCCTTATACGCCCCATACCGTGGGCAAGGCCGATCATTTTCGGACCCTGGCCGTGGCGAAGCGGCTGATGGGGCGGTCAGAGAACAGGGATCATAGATGAAAAACCCTTGCCCCTTTTTACCTGGATGGTGTAGTCTCACACCATTTTCTGCCCTTGCCGCGTTCTCTTGATCGACACGAGAGATCCGGAACGCGGCTGGCGATCTCGAGGAAGGACCATGGAACAGATTGAACGCGATCTCGTACCCGAGGACCTCAGAAAACCTGTCCCACCTGCAAACAATCTCGGCTTCGGACGCCACTTCACCGATCAC
It contains:
- a CDS encoding DUF3782 domain-containing protein, translating into MTTSTSELSWDDLKAMLAGLIEQGRETDRRMQETDRLIRELREESRETDQQIKELGKQIAGLGDKFGYFTEGMALPSLERILEERFGMEHISPRHRVRSRGKEREYDVLAWANDKVKSIVLVEVKSRVKREAVDQLLAQLDELPELLPELTQGKVRMGILAGVDWDQNVAEAAQAAGLYTARIHGNLFELTVPEGFKPRQWLG
- a CDS encoding diguanylate cyclase — protein: MTTGTPLEDNSSVDSPRLLLVDDDASILTLLSEFVEGMGYPYSTASDGVEAMEAMERQPATVVITDLLMPRMDGMDLLKRIKSRWPDTDVIVITGHTREFRYTDVVREGASDFLQKPFSLDEFEAKLLRVLREHALRTMLRRLAVRDPLTDLYNRRFFEERIEEEAERAGRQGYPLFLILVDIDQFKEVNDTHGHHEGDRILKVLADVLIKSTRRHVDTPFRFGGDEFAVLVPQATERQACQIAERIRQNYEAGDVRGTTLSLGVAGFVRTQAPIRQDIDILIRNADDSLYAAKRAGGNCVLVNGRTG
- a CDS encoding NUDIX hydrolase; the protein is MSVSRTVTCPKCGEVIQIYKNPVPTVDVIIEVEGGIVLVRRKNPPPGWAIPGGFVDYGERVEEAAIREALEETGLSVRIQSLLGVYSDPARDPRLHTISTVFTARAQGSPRAGDDAAEVAVFPVDRLPDEMAFDHRRILHDYAASRKDSVRSKG
- a CDS encoding cytochrome c3 family protein, with amino-acid sequence MAPVLCVIFVFCCLSGCAVDPSGPAFDRKGCRACHPVILDPAHDIGCVNCHSGRPEAQEKAVAHEGLVPRPAHPSSMDAVCGRCHAAETARAKTSPHFTMSGMISAVWRAFFPGETMDLSRLPSDAPHSSPEALVGDLLRRRCLLCHIAVSGDGYSGTQRGTGCAACHTVLAKDPRDHRFRKGVPDDRCLACHYGNFVGWDYYGRFEKDFEEDFRAPLVRGDLPDRPYGVEWHEMTPDVHRTAGLSCSNCHPGGPCTDERAVSCLECHEGSTQRVSHPGPLLDLSRVGHRQEDREHVDCAVCHAVWSFQDRGRSLVRQDDPFWGEWVYLAVQGSREVELAVEKAVRCKDPSAAGYMLDRLTGEARPGIWFQLFEERRSWPVPFAEDLQGRLRVTRPLLDLHLSYIDADGRAIFDGLSPAPDARSIPYTPHTVGKADHFRTLAVAKRLMGRSENRDHR
- a CDS encoding inositol monophosphatase, producing MERIDRIVQSCPRRDLRPILETALRASLEGGAILRRLFGRPIGIQHKGDIDLVTEADIASEKRILGILGESMPGVPVLSEESSTGHVPQGASWIVDPLDGTTNFAHGFPWFAVSIAFGQEAGIEAGVVYAPLQEEIYHAVRGCGAWLNGTRIQVSRIAELEVALLGTGFPYDVRSSHEHIMAAFQAVIKKAQGIRRAGAAALDLAFVAAGRLDGFWEVKLKPWDTAAGLLLVEEAGGMVTDFASGPYNPSLQEILATNRLIHRELSEILQGFRP
- a CDS encoding bifunctional folylpolyglutamate synthase/dihydrofolate synthase — translated: MTQSTGAMGLSRIQDEDEFLARDPHYREAIEYLNSFQFHGFRLGLERMERILAALGAPERSFQCIHIAGTNGKGSVSATLSSILTAAGLRVGLYTSPHLVSVRERFRVCETEISPEEFTKLAGEIRGLVEAGYELSYFEYTTVLAFLWFRMRGVAIAILETGLGGRLDATNVVTPLVSVITNVAWDHEKYLGRTLREIAKEKAGIIKPGVPVVNGAVDGEPGKVVRETCQRLAAPLRELGREFCCTCEDGGSITYKGKGRRMDGIRPILAGGHQVRNLSLALATCEVLQGCGIPIGDEAVRQGCASVRWPCRCEFLEGERTVLLDGAHNPDGAAALRAFLDRIYATRPLGALLFAATDEGGGKDVGSMIETLSPPFEQVVITEPPGPRAPVTLEGWRQIPLSFPFVLERDWRLALDRALGACGPERVLCVSGSLYLAGRVRAELIRRGYQELRERDILPVHGAH